The Desulfuromonadales bacterium genomic interval GGGAGAAGGAGCGGGCCGAGAGCAGCACCGGCACCAGCGCCAGGCTCATGGAGAGTTCGTAGGAGATGAGCTGGGCCAGGCCGCGGATCGAGCCGAGCAGGGCGTACTTGGAATTGGAGGCCCAGCCCCCCAGAGCGACGCCGTAGACCGCCAGCGACGAGAGGCCGAGGAAGTAGAGGACGCCGACGTTGAGGTCGCAGACGACCAGCGGGATTTCCCGGCCGAAGAGGGTGAGCGGCGGCCCGAAGGGGACGACGGCGAAGGCGAGCAGGGCGGTGACCGCCGCCAGCCCCGGAGCGAGCAGGAATATCCACTTGTCGGCCTGGTCGGGAACGACATCCTCCTTGGTCAGCATCTTGATCACGTCGGCCAGCGGCTGCAGCAGGCCGAAGGGGCCGACCCGGTTGGGGCCGT includes:
- a CDS encoding complex I subunit 1 family protein → MNELLLTLLIVLVKLGVIFGVILTLAAYLVLAERKILARMQLRYGPNRVGPFGLLQPLADVIKMLTKEDVVPDQADKWIFLLAPGLAAVTALLAFAVVPFGPPLTLFGREIPLVVCDLNVGVLYFLGLSSLAVYGVALGGWASNSKYALLGSIRGLAQLISYELSMSLALVPVLLSARSFS